Below is a window of Candidatus Poribacteria bacterium DNA.
CCTTACACATATCATAAACCGTCAAAGCAGCGACGGATACGGCAGTGAGTGCTTCCATTTCCACGCCTGTGCGCCCCACAGTCTGGACTTCTGCTTCAATTTCGACCTGCGGCACGTCATCTGCGATAGCGAGTTCAACGCGAATCGAAGTCAATGCGAGAGGATGACACAGCGGGATGAGTTCACCTGTGCGTTTCGCTGCCATGATCCCCGCAAGCCGTGCAACCTCTAAAACATCACCCTTCTTCATACCTTGTTCAGCGATGAGACGGAGTGTTTCAGGACGGGCAGTAATATGCCCATGGGCGATGGCGATGCGCAGTGTTTCGTCTTTGCCACCGACATCCACCATTCGGGTGTTGCCTTTTTCGTCAAAGTGCGTTAGTTTTTCTTTCATTTTTTAATGGTTGACTGCTAATATTCTTCCATAATTTTTTCGTATTTTTCCCGAAACTGCTGGAGGTATTTACCTTCACCATGATAGGCAGCAATGTCTGCAGGGTGCGGTTGGATCGGTTCACCGCGCTTTAAGACGGCAGCACTGAACGCCTCAACATCAAAAGGCTGTGCCTCCATACCGGAATCCGCATCAAAAAGTGCCTTGACACCTGCAACAGCCGCACCGAGTGCGGCACCACCTTTCTCTACCGGAAGCGTCGGTCTGTTCCAGATTCCAGCGACACGTCGCATGATTTCAGGACTTTCTGTTGCACCGCCTGTTACATACAACGGTTCCTGTGTCTGTTTTGTGAAGACGGTAGAGTAGATGTAAACCGCGGCGA
It encodes the following:
- the moaC gene encoding cyclic pyranopterin monophosphate synthase MoaC — protein: MKEKLTHFDEKGNTRMVDVGGKDETLRIAIAHGHITARPETLRLIAEQGMKKGDVLEVARLAGIMAAKRTGELIPLCHPLALTSIRVELAIADDVPQVEIEAEVQTVGRTGVEMEALTAVSVAALTVYDMCKAVDREMVIGDVRLVKKTGGKNSYQSPVVDSR